One Ranitomeya variabilis isolate aRanVar5 chromosome 4, aRanVar5.hap1, whole genome shotgun sequence genomic window, TGTTGGAAAAGTTGGATTTGTTAAGAAAGCTCTAATTAGCCCTTATGTAGTGGAGGTGGTGGGGTATGGGTGTCAAATATGCTCTCAGGTTCCATTTTAAAGTTGTTATCCTATGACAAATGTATTAACGATGCACAGTATAGGTGATACATGTACGATTACTGCAGCCTTCACTTTTGTAACCCCCACTGGTCCCTAGAACAGAGGTTCAATTGGATTCATCTTTAATCTTCAGGCAAAGCCATTCTTTAGTTGATCTGGAGGTATACCTAGGGTTTTCATTgttgtgctgaaaggtgaaattcatcttcatctttttagcagaggcctgaaggttttgttgcaatattgactgatatttggaactgtttataattcgctgctgaaaaacatccctaaagcataatgctgcctACACCATGTTTTAGTGTGGGCATGGTGTTCGTTTGTTGATGCACATTGTTGGCTTTCCGCCAAACATGCCAATTTATAGCCAAAAATTgcaatctttgtctcatcagatcataacacttttttccacatTTATTTGAAGACTTGTTGTAGATTTTGGCAAAATGTAGATATACTTGGATGGGTTTTTTTTGTACAAAAAAGTCTTCTGTTCTACTATCCTACCCAACTGGTTAAACATGTGAAGAATaagggagattgttgtcacattcattgcacaaccagtacttgccagatATTCCTGCAGCTCCTGTAATGTTTCTCTATGCTTCTTTGCAGCACCCTGGAAAAATTCTTGTCTTTTCAGTTTTCATGCATTTTTAGGAACATCCATTGTTATTATTTAATGTTgttgttgtgccaaatttaaggcACTTCTAatgccttggaattttttttgtacccttctcctgacataactttcaacaatgagatccctttgctgttttGTAAGCTGTAATTTTGCTATAAAACGCAACAacaaaaatgtcaggaaaatcctactggAACAGTTAAACTTTATATGACGTTAATGAAAAATCACTGTCAATGATGGTAGCTGTTTACTGACTACTATGTAATATGAGTTTAAAAGTGATTGGTTAATtttgaacacaaccacatccccaattatgGGTGACTTTACAGGttaaaaaaaagttctgaaatgattcttcttgattCAGGACTTGGCATGTTAATATGGGTGTGTAGAATTTTTATATCCACTTTAGTTGGCAAGGtaagtgaaaaaaaagaaaaatcaaaactgATTTAAGATGTATTTTAAGAATTTTCAAAAGTACACAATTAGAATTCAGCATGTGATGttggttttatatattttatacagttttttttcttctttcttcagcTAAATTACCTGGGCCCGCCTTTCAACGATCCTGATTTTAACCCTCCACGTGCTATAGGACCAGAAACGATTCCTAGTGCTTCAGTAGACCTTCACATGTGGCGGAATCTGAATGACAGTCTGCGATTGGCAGAAAACCACCGAGCATACAGTGTTTTACTTTGCTATTTGCGATCCATCGATAGTGAAGTGGCGCGAACTGAGCTACGAAGGAGCTTGGGCCGCTTCTGTACCAGTTTACAGGGCCTAGTTGTTAGCATAGCTGGGGTAATGTCTTCACTTGGCTACAATCCCCCACCTGAATTTGCCACTTCTTCTGCTCCTCCAGGTTTAGGCTTTGGGAAGGGTAATGACTTTCTACGCAAGATGGAGGACTTTTGGCTACTCAAAGAGCTGCAGATTTGGCTTTGGAGATCAGCAAAAGACTTTAATAGATTAAAAAGGAAAGTACCAGCAGTTGTGGCCTTCCGAATGGATTCCCATGGCTTTTGAAGATATGGGACTGGTGAAAATAATCATAGAATGAATTTATGGTTTTATTCTATGACACAAGGGAGGTGTAATCCACAATAATGTACTTTCTGATAATTT contains:
- the CLCF1 gene encoding cardiotrophin-like cytokine factor 1: MLLITEGSQRVLCAILLSLLHAVSIDALNVTDPLARTSIQKSYDLTKYLEHQLRSLAGPYLNYLGPPFNDPDFNPPRAIGPETIPSASVDLHMWRNLNDSLRLAENHRAYSVLLCYLRSIDSEVARTELRRSLGRFCTSLQGLVVSIAGVMSSLGYNPPPEFATSSAPPGLGFGKGNDFLRKMEDFWLLKELQIWLWRSAKDFNRLKRKVPAVVAFRMDSHGF